One genomic segment of Hordeum vulgare subsp. vulgare chromosome 2H, MorexV3_pseudomolecules_assembly, whole genome shotgun sequence includes these proteins:
- the LOC123430092 gene encoding uncharacterized protein LOC123430092, which yields MSRMGSSNGGSKVASWLWRAPRRALGRARDLYVRSLTRCAGQFPSDASFGYPSFAAAPAPCSRADGYHSFSASPSSSSRSYDGDGDLRELMRAASERRAAPERPAAVPRSRSVAMAKIDEDGPCEFALAGAGVAFARSRSYAVSAGRASGQRGRAAPIPMA from the coding sequence ATGAGCCGAATGGGCAGCAGCAACGGCGGCAGCAAGGTGGCGAGCTGGCTGTGGCGCGCGCCGCGGCGGGCACTGGGCCGCGCGCGCGACCTCTACGTGCGGAGCCTCACCAGGTGCGCGGGCCAATTCCCGTCCGACGCCTCCTTCGGCTACCCGTCCTTCGCCGCCGCGCCTGCGCCGTGCAGCAGGGCCGACGGCTACCACAGCTTCTCCGCCTCCCCCTCATCCTCCTCGCGGTcctacgacggcgacggcgacctgCGGGAGCTCATGCGCGCCGCGTCGGAGAGGCGGGCGGCTCCGGAGCGGCCGGCTGCCGTACCCAGGAGCCGGAGCGTGGCCATGGCGAAGATCGACGAGGACGGGCCGTGCGAGTTTGCTCTCGCCGGCGCCGGCGTGGCGTTTGCCAGGAGCCGGAGCTACGCTGTCTCCGCCGGCCGGGCCAGTGGGCAGAGAGGGAGGGCGGCGCCTATACCCATGGCTTGA